Within Gaiellales bacterium, the genomic segment GCGAGGTGCTGCGCGCGCTCACGCGCGAGCTCGTCCAGGGAATCGACCGGGCCTCGGAGTGCGCGATCTCGATGTGGGACGAGCAGCGCGACCTCCTGATCGACGCGGCCGCCTACACGGTGCACGGCCCGCCGGCGTGGCCCCGCGGGCAGGTCGAGAATCCGCTCTCCGACTACCCCGCGACGCGCGAGCTGCTGCAGCGCGGGCGCGGCCACGGCGAGTACCGGATGTCGGACCCGGCGCTCTCGCCGAACGACCGCGAGGTGCTCGAGGTGTGGGCCTGGCGGTCGATGATCGAGCTGCCGCTGGTCGTCGAGGGCCGCTCCGTCGGGTTGATCGAGGTGGCCGACCACCGCTCGGCGCGGCGGTGGTCGCGCCGCGACATCGAGTTCTGCCAGACGGTCGCCAGCCAGGCGGCCTTGGCCGTGCGAAACGCGCAGCTGTACGAGGATCTGCAGCAGCGGGCCGACCGCGACTCGCTCACCGATCTGCTGAACCACCGCGCGTTCTACGAGCGCCTGAGCCAGGAGCTCGCCCGGGCCAGGCGCGACGGCTCGCGAGTGGGCGTGATCGCACTCGACCTCGACGACTTCAAGGCGATCAACGACTCGCAGGGGCACCTGGCCGGGGACAAGGTGCTCGCCTTGACGGCCGCGGCGATCCGCAGCTGCTCCCGGCAGAGCGACGTCGGCGGCCGGCTGGGCGGCGACGAGTTCGCGCTGATCCTGCCCGGCGCCGGACCGGAGATCGAGCTGGTCGCCCGGCGGATGCTGGCCACCGTCTCCCGCAAGGCCGGCGTCTCGGCGTCGCTTGGCATCGCGCTGGCGGAGCCGGACGACGTCGATGCCCTGCTCGTCATGGGCCGGGCCGACCGCTCGCTGATCGAGGCGAAGCGGGCCGGCAAGCGCACCTTCAGGCTGTCGGCATGACCAGGCGCTTCGCACCCAGCCAGCGCGACCGCCGCGAGCTCGAGGTGCTCCACCGCCTGGCGGTGGAGCTGCCGCGCACGTCGTCGCTCGTCAGCGTCACCGACATGCTTGCGACCGAGCTCGTCCAGGGCGTGGAGCGGGTGAGCGAGTGCACGATCTCCTCATGGAGCGCCGAGGACGACGCGCTCCTCATCCTCTCGGTGTACGACGAGGAATCGGGAATCGTCGACAGCCACCGCGGCGACCGGTTCCCGCTCACCGACTGGCCCCAGAACCGGACGCTGCTCGAGGAGGGCAGGGCCTTCTGCGAGTACCACCACGACGACCCGGACTGGAACGACGTGGTCCGCGGCCAGGTGGCCGAGTGGGGCTGGAGAAGCTGGGTCGCGCTGCCGCTGGTGGTCGAGAACCGGTCGGTCGGGCTGATCGAGGTGGCGGACTACGCGGGCGACGACCGCTGGTCGCCGCGCGATGTCGCGTTCTGCCAGACGATCTCGAGCCATGCCGCGATGGCCGTGCGCAACGCCGAGCTGCACGACCACGTGCGCCGCCAGGTGCTCCAGGACGCGCTGACGGGCCTGCTCAACCACCGCGGCCTGCACGAGCGGGTCGAGGCGGAGCTCGCGTCCGCCCAGCTGCGCGGCGGAGAGCTGGCCGTGATCGCGATCGACCTCGACGACTTCCGCATGGTCAACGACCGCGAGGGCCATCTCGCAGGCGACCGCATGCTGCGGCGGGTCGCCGAGACGCTTCGCGAGGCGTGCCGTGAGGGCGACGCGGCCGGCCGCGTCGGCGGCGATGCGTTCGTGCTGGTGCTGCCGGGGCTGGGCGAGGAGGCCGAGGCGGTGGCGCGGCGGCTGGTGACGCAGATCGCACGGCGCACCGGCACGTCGGTGTCGGCCGGCGTCTCCTCCATGCGGCCCGGCGAGCTGGACGCGATCTCGCTGATCGACCGCGCCCACCGCGGCCTGGCGGAGGCCAAGCTCGCGGGCAAGGACACGTTCCGGCTCTCCGCGTAGATACCGAGGTCTACCCTGCGAAGCGTGCTCCGCTCGCTGGTCTGCTGCTCGCTGATCGTCCTGGCCGCGGCGTGCAACGGGGGCAACGGATCCGGCAGCGCCGCATCCACGCCGGCAACGCAGGGCGGCGGCCGGCTCGCGCTCGAGCCCGTGGCGACCGGCCTCGATTCGCCCGTCGACGTCGCCGCCGTGCCCGGCACGAGCGACCTCGCGGTCGTCGAGAAGTCCGGACGGCTGCTCGTCCTGCGAGACGGGCGGCCGCTGCCCCGGCCGCTGCTCGACCTGCGCGGAAAGGTGTCGACCGGGAGCGAGCAGGGGCTGCTGTCCGTGGCGTTCGACCCTCGGTACGAGCGCACCCACCTGGCGTACGTCGACTACACGGATCTCGCCGGCGACACGCACATCGCCAGGCTGGACACCACCACGGGCCGGCTGACGACCCTCCTGTTCGTGAACCAGCCCTATGCGAATCACAATGGAGGCGGCCTGGCGTTCGGCCCGGACGGCCTGCTCTATGTCGGCATGGGCGACGGCGGTAGCGAGGGCGACCCGCAGGGCAACGGCCAGAACCGCGGCGC encodes:
- a CDS encoding diguanylate cyclase, yielding MSGRRRTPERDRREIEVLHRVAVALSQSLSTSEVLRALTRELVQGIDRASECAISMWDEQRDLLIDAAAYTVHGPPAWPRGQVENPLSDYPATRELLQRGRGHGEYRMSDPALSPNDREVLEVWAWRSMIELPLVVEGRSVGLIEVADHRSARRWSRRDIEFCQTVASQAALAVRNAQLYEDLQQRADRDSLTDLLNHRAFYERLSQELARARRDGSRVGVIALDLDDFKAINDSQGHLAGDKVLALTAAAIRSCSRQSDVGGRLGGDEFALILPGAGPEIELVARRMLATVSRKAGVSASLGIALAEPDDVDALLVMGRADRSLIEAKRAGKRTFRLSA
- a CDS encoding sensor domain-containing diguanylate cyclase, whose translation is MTRRFAPSQRDRRELEVLHRLAVELPRTSSLVSVTDMLATELVQGVERVSECTISSWSAEDDALLILSVYDEESGIVDSHRGDRFPLTDWPQNRTLLEEGRAFCEYHHDDPDWNDVVRGQVAEWGWRSWVALPLVVENRSVGLIEVADYAGDDRWSPRDVAFCQTISSHAAMAVRNAELHDHVRRQVLQDALTGLLNHRGLHERVEAELASAQLRGGELAVIAIDLDDFRMVNDREGHLAGDRMLRRVAETLREACREGDAAGRVGGDAFVLVLPGLGEEAEAVARRLVTQIARRTGTSVSAGVSSMRPGELDAISLIDRAHRGLAEAKLAGKDTFRLSA
- a CDS encoding PQQ-dependent sugar dehydrogenase produces the protein MLRSLVCCSLIVLAAACNGGNGSGSAASTPATQGGGRLALEPVATGLDSPVDVAAVPGTSDLAVVEKSGRLLVLRDGRPLPRPLLDLRGKVSTGSEQGLLSVAFDPRYERTHLAYVDYTDLAGDTHIARLDTTTGRLTTLLFVNQPYANHNGGGLAFGPDGLLYVGMGDGGSEGDPQGNGQNRGALLAKILRLDVHRQGGAPERYAYGVRNPWRIAFDSQSGDLWIGDVGQNRWEEIDRLPAGTPPGSNLGWNAYEAREPYHGQPADRSRLVWPVAAYSHDVGCSVTGGVVVRGGPVRQLRGAYVYGDFCSGRLWALHAQGGRPRSLAVPSLQGVDAFAQDASGSLLAVTLGGRVVRFVTRR